Proteins encoded within one genomic window of Formosa agariphila KMM 3901:
- a CDS encoding glycosyltransferase family 4 protein, translated as MKDILIITSYYPPEIGAASNRIAHLAEGLKDKKFNVSILTPLPNYPTGKIFKAYKGHFKLTTIEKGTTVNRLWIYASNSKNKLLRLIAMFSYSFSLLWFFTFNKIPQKVIVQSPPLLVAFTCMLFLKSKKRKLILNVSDLWPIAGLELGALKKNFSYSILEKIEHFNYKKADLILGQSEEILTHVTSIYPDKATFLYRNYPEIKNEDLNFKATPEGKIKMVYAGLLGIAQGIYELCNRLNYDYIEFHIYGSGSEQEKIENYITNNPQLPITFHGQVSRNELHEVLKQYDITIIPLLNRIYGSVPSKIFEYAKLGLPMLYFGGGEGENIIRNNNLGWIAKSGDYNDLNRVISSIDKQNLNTELNNAIKTIAYTRFDLKNQLDNLALKLSN; from the coding sequence ATGAAAGATATTTTAATCATTACAAGCTACTATCCGCCAGAAATAGGTGCCGCTTCTAACAGAATTGCTCATTTAGCAGAAGGACTAAAAGATAAAAAATTTAATGTTTCTATATTAACACCTTTACCAAACTATCCTACTGGAAAAATTTTTAAAGCGTACAAAGGGCACTTTAAACTAACTACTATAGAAAAAGGTACTACAGTTAATAGATTATGGATTTATGCTAGTAATTCGAAAAACAAATTATTACGCTTAATAGCCATGTTTTCTTATAGTTTTAGTTTGTTATGGTTTTTTACTTTTAATAAAATACCTCAAAAAGTTATTGTACAGTCTCCTCCATTATTGGTTGCATTTACTTGCATGTTATTCCTAAAATCTAAAAAGCGAAAACTTATTTTAAACGTCAGTGATTTATGGCCTATTGCAGGTTTAGAATTGGGTGCTTTAAAAAAGAATTTCAGCTATAGCATTCTTGAAAAAATAGAACATTTCAATTATAAAAAAGCAGACTTAATTTTAGGTCAAAGTGAAGAAATATTAACACATGTTACCTCTATCTATCCTGATAAGGCTACTTTTTTATACAGAAATTATCCAGAGATTAAAAATGAAGATTTAAACTTTAAAGCTACTCCAGAGGGTAAAATAAAAATGGTTTATGCTGGGCTCTTGGGTATTGCCCAAGGTATTTATGAACTATGTAATCGTTTAAATTACGATTATATTGAATTTCATATTTATGGATCCGGCTCTGAACAAGAAAAAATTGAAAATTATATAACCAACAACCCGCAACTACCAATTACTTTTCATGGTCAGGTATCAAGAAACGAACTCCATGAAGTTTTAAAACAGTACGATATAACCATCATACCTTTATTAAATAGAATTTATGGATCTGTACCTTCTAAAATCTTTGAATACGCAAAATTAGGACTCCCTATGCTCTATTTTGGAGGTGGAGAAGGAGAAAATATTATTAGAAATAATAATTTAGGCTGGATTGCTAAGTCAGGTGATTATAACGACCTAAATCGAGTAATTAGCAGTATAGATAAACAAAACTTAAATACAGAGTTAAATAACGCTATTAAAACTATTGCTTATACACGTTTTGATCTAAAAAATCAATTAGATAATTTAGCACTAAAATTATCTAATTAA
- the wecB gene encoding non-hydrolyzing UDP-N-acetylglucosamine 2-epimerase, which produces MKITIVAGARPNFMKIAPIIDAINFKKNEGIDIDFRLVHTGQHYDKNLSDTFFEELNIPYPDANLNIKSGTQAEQTAGIMIGFEKELNDNPCDLVLVVGDVTSTMACTIVAKKAGIKVAHVEAGIRSGDMNMPEEINRIVTDSLTDYFFTTSEYANENLKNLGVPKNKIYYVGNVMIDTLRKHENRLKQPKVWTSIGLKHKSYFVLTLHRPSNVDETESLKELITKIVTLSNNKPIVFPVHPRTKKMLSDLNLNFDNLHFIEPLGYLEFNFLVKNAFAVLTDSGGITEETTVMHVPCITLRENTERPETCDIGTNYLAGNNPKKLETGFKKLLSNEWPVGEIPKFWDGNTANRIVNHLLEI; this is translated from the coding sequence ATGAAAATAACTATAGTTGCAGGAGCACGACCAAATTTTATGAAAATAGCACCGATAATAGATGCTATTAACTTTAAAAAAAATGAAGGTATCGATATTGATTTCAGATTAGTACATACCGGCCAGCATTATGATAAAAATTTAAGTGACACGTTTTTCGAAGAATTAAATATTCCGTATCCAGATGCTAATCTAAATATTAAAAGCGGTACACAAGCAGAACAAACAGCAGGGATTATGATTGGTTTTGAAAAAGAATTAAATGATAATCCGTGTGATTTAGTTCTTGTTGTTGGCGATGTAACTTCAACTATGGCATGCACAATAGTAGCTAAAAAAGCAGGGATTAAGGTTGCGCATGTTGAAGCTGGGATTCGCTCTGGAGACATGAATATGCCAGAAGAAATTAACAGAATAGTTACGGATAGTCTAACAGATTATTTTTTCACTACATCTGAATATGCTAATGAAAATTTAAAAAATCTAGGCGTTCCTAAAAACAAGATTTACTACGTTGGAAATGTTATGATTGACACTTTAAGAAAACACGAAAACAGACTAAAACAGCCAAAAGTATGGACTAGTATTGGTTTAAAACATAAATCTTATTTTGTTTTAACGCTTCATAGACCTAGTAATGTAGATGAAACTGAATCTTTAAAAGAACTCATTACTAAAATTGTTACATTAAGCAATAACAAACCTATAGTTTTCCCCGTACATCCAAGAACTAAAAAAATGTTATCAGATTTAAATTTAAATTTTGATAACCTTCATTTTATTGAGCCTCTTGGTTATTTAGAATTTAATTTTTTAGTTAAAAATGCCTTTGCAGTTCTTACTGATTCTGGTGGAATTACAGAAGAAACTACAGTAATGCATGTTCCTTGTATAACATTAAGAGAAAATACCGAACGCCCTGAAACTTGCGATATAGGCACAAATTATCTAGCAGGAAATAACCCTAAAAAATTAGAAACAGGTTTTAAAAAGTTATTGTCTAATGAGTGGCCAGTTGGTGAGATTCCAAAATTTTGGGATGGAAACACAGCAAATCGCATAGTAAACCATCTCTTAGAAATTTAA
- a CDS encoding phenylacetate--CoA ligase family protein, which yields MKIFNLSLQFNGFPLKDAKETISKIQKLSEIEFENYLNSRKKEILQHHLNHNPFYNSFGKDIDLNNWNSVPVMTKRDLQQPLENRLSEGYTLKNVYINKTSGSSGDPFVFAKDKTCHALTWAEIQNRFGWYGIDFNSALQARFYGIPLDKFGYYKEHLKDKLSNRYRFSIFDLSDTALENYLNVFKTKPFDYINGYTSAIVQFAKYLKSKNLILNTVCPTLKCCVVTSEMLFPDDKLLLQHQFGVPVINEYGASELDLIAFQNPEDIWQANSDTLFIEVLDDKNLPLPYGQEGRIVITSLYNKAHPFIRYDLGDIGILSKTSTLQKPVLEKLLGRTNDMAILSSGKRAAGLTFYYITKAIIEDDGNVKEFIITQETKSTFKIDYVGNMEISEDKQQAIISEMKRYLESGLIIHFEKHKALKRSKSGKLKQFKSLVK from the coding sequence TTGAAGATATTTAATCTTAGTTTACAATTTAATGGTTTCCCGCTAAAGGATGCAAAAGAGACGATTTCTAAAATTCAGAAATTAAGTGAAATTGAATTTGAAAACTATTTAAATTCAAGAAAAAAAGAGATCCTCCAACACCATTTAAATCACAATCCGTTTTACAATTCTTTCGGAAAGGATATAGATTTAAATAACTGGAATTCTGTTCCTGTTATGACGAAACGCGATTTACAGCAACCTCTAGAAAATCGTCTTTCAGAAGGTTATACGCTTAAAAATGTCTATATAAACAAAACATCTGGTTCTTCTGGAGATCCTTTTGTGTTTGCTAAAGATAAAACCTGTCACGCATTAACTTGGGCAGAGATACAAAATCGATTTGGTTGGTATGGTATCGATTTTAACAGCGCTTTACAAGCCCGCTTTTATGGAATTCCACTAGATAAATTTGGGTATTACAAAGAGCACCTAAAAGATAAACTAAGTAACCGCTACCGGTTTTCTATTTTCGATTTGAGTGATACTGCCTTAGAAAATTACCTAAACGTTTTTAAAACGAAACCGTTCGACTATATAAACGGCTACACTAGCGCCATTGTACAATTTGCTAAATATTTAAAATCGAAAAATCTTATTTTAAACACGGTGTGTCCCACTTTAAAATGCTGTGTGGTCACATCGGAAATGCTTTTTCCTGACGATAAACTACTTTTACAACATCAATTTGGAGTTCCAGTAATTAACGAATACGGCGCATCGGAATTAGATTTAATTGCCTTTCAGAACCCAGAAGATATTTGGCAAGCCAATAGCGACACGCTTTTTATTGAAGTTTTAGATGATAAAAATTTACCTTTACCCTACGGGCAAGAAGGACGAATTGTAATTACTTCTCTTTACAACAAAGCACATCCTTTTATTCGGTACGATTTAGGTGATATTGGAATTCTATCCAAAACCAGCACTTTACAAAAACCTGTTTTAGAAAAACTGCTGGGAAGAACAAATGATATGGCTATCTTGTCAAGCGGTAAACGCGCAGCGGGATTAACGTTTTATTACATTACAAAAGCTATTATTGAAGACGATGGCAATGTAAAAGAGTTTATTATTACCCAAGAAACCAAATCTACATTTAAGATAGATTACGTTGGAAATATGGAAATTTCTGAAGACAAACAACAGGCAATAATTTCAGAAATGAAACGCTACTTGGAAAGCGGACTAATTATACATTTTGAAAAGCATAAGGCTTTAAAACGTTCTAAAAGTGGCAAACTAAAGCAATTTAAGTCTTTGGTAAAATAA
- a CDS encoding undecaprenyl-phosphate glucose phosphotransferase, whose protein sequence is MRTHKQGRYSGYLRPISYAIDLFIINGMALLFFFPKVNPYLFIGLVSTTWIILSIYSKFYEVYRFTRPVTIAALLFKQALLFTLIVFAYFGFRHSLNINSILVLKYIFYVFFVIGVAKFTVYYLLQKYRASFGGNLRKTVIVGKNRQTNALEGFFKNNPEYGYDLKKVFNLKDKSQESLEDCLEYIKKNNIDEIYCSITELSNSQIFNIVNFADNNLKILKFLPDNKEIYSKKLKYEYYDFIPILSLRDIPLEESVNHFLKRLFDIVFSLCIIVFVLSWLTPLLGIIIKLESRGPVFFKQSRNGYNYREFKCFKFRSMMPNTNANLYQATKGDQRITKVGQFIRKTSIDELPQFYNVLFGDMSVVGPRPHMVSHTHMYAKRIDKFMVRHFVKPGITGLAQVSGFRGEVETDKDIINRVKYDIFYVENWSLLLDLKIIFQTLINAFKGEDKAY, encoded by the coding sequence GTGAGGACACACAAACAAGGTAGATATTCAGGGTATTTAAGACCTATTTCTTACGCTATCGATTTATTTATAATAAATGGGATGGCTTTACTGTTTTTCTTCCCAAAAGTTAATCCTTATTTATTTATTGGTTTAGTTTCAACTACTTGGATTATTTTATCCATTTACTCGAAATTTTACGAAGTGTACCGTTTTACAAGACCAGTTACTATTGCAGCACTTTTGTTTAAACAGGCACTATTATTCACACTAATAGTCTTTGCTTATTTTGGATTTAGACATTCTTTAAATATAAATTCTATTCTAGTTTTAAAGTATATCTTTTATGTCTTTTTTGTTATTGGAGTAGCAAAATTTACAGTTTATTATTTGCTTCAAAAATATAGAGCTTCATTTGGTGGAAATTTAAGGAAGACGGTCATTGTTGGTAAAAACAGACAGACCAATGCTTTAGAAGGTTTTTTTAAAAACAACCCAGAATACGGTTATGATCTTAAAAAGGTGTTTAATTTAAAAGATAAATCTCAAGAATCATTAGAAGACTGCTTAGAATATATTAAAAAGAATAATATAGATGAAATATATTGTTCTATTACAGAGTTGTCTAATAGTCAGATTTTTAATATCGTTAATTTTGCAGATAACAACCTAAAAATATTAAAATTTTTACCAGATAATAAAGAAATTTATTCTAAAAAGTTGAAGTACGAATACTACGATTTTATTCCTATTTTATCTCTTCGTGATATTCCTTTAGAAGAAAGTGTAAATCATTTTCTTAAGAGGTTATTCGATATTGTATTTTCTTTATGCATAATTGTTTTTGTGCTCTCTTGGTTAACACCACTTTTGGGAATAATTATAAAATTAGAATCTAGAGGTCCTGTATTCTTTAAACAGTCTAGAAATGGTTATAATTACAGAGAATTTAAGTGTTTTAAATTTCGATCTATGATGCCAAATACAAATGCAAACTTGTATCAGGCAACAAAAGGAGATCAGCGTATTACTAAAGTAGGACAGTTTATTAGAAAAACAAGTATTGATGAACTGCCTCAATTTTATAATGTACTCTTTGGAGATATGTCTGTAGTTGGTCCTAGACCACATATGGTAAGTCATACACACATGTATGCCAAACGAATTGATAAGTTTATGGTGCGTCACTTTGTAAAACCAGGTATTACAGGTTTAGCTCAAGTAAGTGGTTTTAGGGGAGAAGTAGAAACAGATAAGGATATTATAAATAGAGTAAAATACGATATTTTTTATGTTGAAAACTGGTCGTTATTACTTGACCTTAAAATCATTTTCCAAACGTTAATAAATGCCTTTAAAGGTGAAGATAAAGCGTATTAA
- a CDS encoding O-antigen ligase family protein, which yields MSVLNTIKKQGLNRPEETLMCLMAVTIPYMLNVGNISVVLAGVFSFYLIFTKKIDLKQYYNFGFLFPLFYFLIIIGSALTSDNVNYGLKVVNKNLLLFLIPFVLFSFKNADFKIKRILVVFALSTTLATFILLCYGSFNLISGKGIDSVFFHEFTKLYDQHPVYFALYITLSIFIVTYYSFKLHLSSVFKNKLFVFGLISILGIGLILTASKAVLFISIPLYFFLIFSLVQKMKNKLLLSGGLVVFIALLACVPIIKERFLEGIHFNIEAFQPTNNLSEAYVFSKEDKDNISDLELRYIFLKIGLYHTTEDHKLLFGYGVGDVQNYLDYYYMYYGLAPNWYEGYNVHNQYLQILVSLGIISLLFFISYLLFSIWIALKSKNILYIMFLIMITFALFFESYFERNKGIVFFIFMNTLFLIDFFRHEDRNIGHTGNT from the coding sequence ATGAGTGTTCTAAATACTATAAAAAAGCAAGGATTAAATCGTCCAGAAGAAACACTTATGTGTTTAATGGCGGTTACAATACCTTACATGCTAAACGTGGGTAATATTTCGGTTGTTTTAGCTGGGGTATTTAGCTTCTATTTAATTTTTACAAAAAAAATAGATTTAAAGCAGTATTATAATTTCGGATTTTTATTTCCGTTATTTTATTTTCTAATTATTATAGGAAGCGCACTAACGAGTGATAATGTTAATTATGGATTAAAAGTGGTCAATAAAAACCTATTATTGTTTTTAATCCCTTTTGTATTATTTAGTTTCAAAAATGCCGATTTTAAAATAAAACGTATTCTTGTAGTTTTTGCTTTATCAACAACTTTGGCAACCTTTATATTACTATGTTATGGTAGTTTTAATCTAATTTCAGGAAAGGGAATAGACTCGGTTTTCTTTCATGAATTTACTAAATTGTACGATCAGCATCCCGTATATTTTGCACTGTATATAACATTAAGCATTTTTATAGTTACCTATTATTCATTCAAATTACATTTAAGTTCTGTTTTCAAGAATAAACTGTTTGTTTTTGGCTTAATTTCTATTTTAGGAATTGGACTTATTTTAACAGCCTCTAAAGCAGTCTTATTTATAAGTATTCCTCTATATTTTTTCTTGATTTTTTCTTTGGTTCAGAAAATGAAAAACAAACTCCTATTGTCTGGAGGTTTGGTTGTATTCATTGCGCTATTGGCTTGTGTACCTATAATTAAAGAACGATTCCTGGAGGGTATTCATTTTAATATTGAAGCATTTCAACCTACAAATAACTTGTCTGAAGCTTATGTGTTTAGTAAAGAAGATAAGGATAATATTAGTGATTTAGAGTTACGTTATATCTTTTTAAAAATAGGCCTGTATCATACAACCGAAGACCATAAATTATTATTTGGTTATGGTGTTGGGGATGTTCAAAATTATTTAGATTACTATTATATGTATTATGGTTTAGCTCCAAATTGGTACGAAGGCTATAATGTGCACAATCAATATTTACAAATACTCGTGTCTTTAGGTATTATTTCGCTGTTATTTTTTATAAGCTACCTTTTGTTTAGTATTTGGATTGCGTTAAAATCTAAGAACATATTGTATATAATGTTTTTAATAATGATTACGTTTGCACTTTTCTTTGAATCTTATTTTGAAAGAAATAAAGGGATTGTATTTTTTATTTTTATGAATACATTATTTTTAATTGATTTTTTTAGACATGAAGATAGGAATATTGGGCACACGGGGAATACCTAA
- a CDS encoding glycosyltransferase has translation MNSKMKVTVVTVTYGNRFTFLKEVIDSSLSQLVDEIIIVSNGSDEYSINQIRNLVAVNTSIKLIDLKENTGSANGFYQGLNEAYNTGAEFIWILDDDNKPKANALSELKLFWQSNTNLKKNNTALLSYRLDRELYKKAIQSKDPFKMLGSQNSFLGFNILDKFSQKETTPLDTSINYGEVSVAPYGGLFFHRKLIDTIGLPDINYYLYGDDYDYSYRISKNKGKIYLVLSSVLEDLEKSFHLKSSQKRLLSNRFIKTDSKNKIFYAVRNGIKFEQNFVDNKVVYILNAIIYLVLTFVILLFNYKHFWKLKYVLKGVMASIK, from the coding sequence ATGAATTCTAAAATGAAGGTAACTGTCGTTACGGTAACTTACGGAAATCGATTTACATTTCTCAAAGAAGTAATAGATTCGTCTTTAAGTCAATTAGTCGACGAGATTATTATAGTATCTAATGGTAGTGACGAGTATTCTATTAATCAGATTAGAAACCTTGTTGCTGTAAATACAAGTATAAAATTAATCGATTTAAAAGAGAACACGGGGTCTGCAAATGGGTTTTATCAAGGATTAAATGAAGCTTATAATACAGGTGCAGAGTTTATTTGGATTTTAGATGATGATAATAAACCTAAAGCGAATGCTTTATCAGAATTAAAACTCTTTTGGCAAAGTAACACTAATCTTAAAAAGAATAATACGGCATTACTGTCTTACAGATTAGATAGAGAATTATATAAAAAGGCGATACAATCTAAAGATCCGTTTAAAATGCTTGGCAGTCAAAATTCATTTTTAGGATTTAATATTTTAGATAAATTTTCTCAAAAAGAAACAACTCCGTTAGATACTAGTATTAATTATGGTGAAGTAAGTGTAGCGCCTTATGGCGGACTATTTTTTCACAGAAAATTAATTGATACAATAGGGTTGCCAGATATAAATTATTACTTGTACGGAGATGATTACGATTATTCTTATAGAATAAGTAAAAATAAAGGTAAAATATATTTAGTTTTGTCTAGTGTTTTAGAAGATTTAGAGAAATCATTTCATTTAAAATCAAGCCAAAAGCGGTTGTTAAGCAATCGGTTTATTAAAACGGATTCAAAAAATAAAATTTTCTATGCAGTTCGAAATGGAATTAAATTTGAACAAAATTTTGTAGATAATAAAGTTGTTTATATTCTTAATGCTATAATTTATTTAGTACTTACTTTTGTAATTCTGTTATTCAACTATAAACACTTTTGGAAATTAAAATATGTTTTAAAAGGGGTGATGGCCAGTATCAAGTAA
- the purD gene encoding phosphoribosylamine--glycine ligase, whose product MTILILGSGGREHTFAWKISQSPLCKKLFVAPGNSGTAAIAENVAIGVTDFEAIKNLVLENNIDMVVVGPEDPLVQGVHDFFLNDDKLKHVAVIGPEKAAAELEGSKEFAKEFLFRHNIPTAAYKSFNKSNVEEGYAFLETLTAPYVLKADGLAAGKGVLILSDLDEAKDELKAMLVDSKFGAASTKVVIEEFLDGIELSCFVLTDGTNYKVLPTAKDYKRIGEGDTGLNTGGMGAVSPVPFATDEFLEKIETRIVKPTIEGLIKDNLPYKGFVFIGLIKVGDDPMVIEYNVRMGDPETEVVLPRLKNDFVELLQAVANGTLNEIDLEIDERAATTVMTVSGGYPEAYEKGKEITGLENIEGSIPFHAGADLKDGKVVTTGGRVLAMTSYGNTYQEAIKKSYQNIEKLHFDKMYYRKDIGFDL is encoded by the coding sequence ATGACAATTTTAATTCTAGGTTCTGGCGGAAGAGAACATACTTTTGCTTGGAAAATTTCTCAAAGTCCATTATGTAAAAAACTTTTTGTAGCTCCGGGTAACTCGGGAACTGCTGCTATCGCAGAGAACGTTGCAATAGGTGTAACCGATTTTGAAGCTATTAAAAACTTAGTTTTAGAAAATAATATAGATATGGTTGTCGTGGGGCCCGAAGATCCTTTAGTACAAGGGGTTCATGATTTTTTCTTAAATGATGATAAATTAAAGCATGTTGCTGTTATCGGACCAGAAAAAGCTGCTGCAGAATTAGAAGGTAGTAAGGAATTTGCTAAAGAATTTTTATTTAGACATAACATTCCAACTGCTGCTTACAAAAGTTTTAATAAATCGAATGTAGAAGAGGGGTATGCGTTTTTAGAAACCTTAACAGCACCGTATGTATTAAAAGCTGATGGACTAGCAGCCGGAAAAGGTGTACTAATTTTAAGTGATTTAGATGAAGCTAAAGACGAATTAAAAGCGATGTTAGTCGATTCTAAATTTGGAGCAGCAAGCACTAAAGTGGTGATTGAAGAATTCTTAGACGGCATCGAGTTAAGTTGTTTCGTGTTAACCGATGGAACCAACTATAAAGTATTGCCAACTGCAAAAGATTACAAACGTATTGGGGAAGGCGATACCGGTTTAAATACAGGTGGAATGGGAGCCGTGTCTCCAGTGCCTTTTGCTACAGATGAGTTTTTAGAAAAAATTGAAACACGTATCGTAAAACCTACAATTGAAGGTTTAATTAAAGATAATTTACCATATAAAGGGTTTGTGTTTATTGGTTTAATAAAAGTTGGAGACGACCCAATGGTTATCGAATATAACGTAAGAATGGGAGACCCAGAAACCGAAGTGGTTTTACCTAGACTTAAAAATGATTTCGTGGAATTACTACAAGCTGTAGCAAATGGTACTTTAAATGAAATAGATTTAGAAATAGACGAACGTGCTGCAACTACAGTAATGACTGTTTCTGGTGGCTATCCAGAAGCCTACGAAAAAGGAAAAGAAATTACAGGTCTAGAAAATATTGAAGGTTCCATTCCTTTTCATGCTGGTGCAGATTTAAAAGACGGAAAAGTAGTAACTACTGGCGGTCGAGTATTAGCAATGACGTCTTATGGAAATACATATCAAGAAGCCATAAAAAAATCTTATCAAAATATAGAAAAACTACATTTCGATAAGATGTATTATCGTAAAGATATAGGGTTCGATTTGTAA
- a CDS encoding glycosyltransferase yields MNVIIIPFHDWRKSEREGFRTRDVHFIKAFSKDSEIEKILVINRPTTFLELAYNKQSKKINGEMLLSENGFTLSKVDTNIYVVDYHSKDIFTQIIKKHLWFIAKYNDEHYFNFIEKAKHVLKMETSNVVLQNVFAYKLAVKLDSKNKVFDAWDNFLKFPAYQKIKNEIYSGYKTLSENTFIWITNSLENVEFYKSTFKVENISLVKNGVKTDFIKNLKHVPEDLKHIQRPIIGFGGKISYLLNTDLINYLSADNPNASFVFVGQILDKEIFEKIEKRKNVYFLGDKHYDEYPNYVQNFDICIVPYNIREKQHGGDSIKAYEYLLTGKKVVGTRGNGLQDLEKHLYLVDSSEDFSSALKSVENNKPLININEHSWESKAKMLMRFFK; encoded by the coding sequence ATGAACGTAATTATAATTCCATTTCATGATTGGAGAAAAAGCGAAAGAGAAGGGTTTAGAACACGAGATGTTCACTTTATTAAAGCATTTTCCAAAGACTCCGAAATTGAAAAAATATTAGTAATTAATAGGCCCACAACTTTTTTAGAATTGGCTTATAATAAACAGAGTAAAAAAATTAATGGTGAAATGCTGTTGTCAGAAAATGGTTTTACACTTAGTAAGGTTGATACAAACATATATGTAGTAGATTACCACTCTAAAGATATCTTTACTCAAATTATTAAAAAACACCTTTGGTTTATCGCTAAATATAACGACGAGCACTATTTTAATTTTATTGAAAAAGCAAAACACGTTCTTAAAATGGAAACAAGTAATGTGGTATTACAAAATGTGTTTGCTTATAAACTAGCAGTTAAATTAGATTCTAAAAATAAAGTTTTTGATGCTTGGGATAATTTTCTAAAATTCCCAGCTTACCAGAAAATTAAAAATGAAATTTATTCGGGGTATAAAACACTATCCGAAAATACTTTTATATGGATAACGAATTCTTTAGAGAATGTTGAATTTTATAAAAGCACTTTTAAAGTTGAAAATATTTCCTTAGTTAAGAATGGAGTTAAAACAGACTTCATTAAAAATTTAAAGCATGTACCCGAAGATTTAAAACATATTCAAAGACCAATTATTGGTTTTGGAGGTAAAATATCTTATTTATTAAACACAGATTTAATTAATTATTTATCGGCCGATAACCCGAATGCTTCTTTTGTTTTTGTAGGTCAAATTCTAGATAAAGAGATCTTTGAAAAAATTGAAAAAAGAAAAAATGTTTATTTCTTAGGCGATAAGCATTATGATGAGTATCCAAATTATGTTCAAAATTTCGATATCTGTATTGTTCCTTATAACATTAGAGAAAAGCAGCATGGAGGCGATTCAATTAAAGCATATGAATATTTACTAACAGGTAAGAAAGTAGTTGGTACAAGAGGAAATGGACTTCAAGATTTAGAAAAGCATTTATATTTAGTAGATTCTTCAGAAGACTTTTCAAGCGCATTAAAATCGGTAGAAAATAACAAGCCTTTAATTAATATTAATGAACATTCTTGGGAGTCTAAAGCTAAAATGTTAATGCGATTCTTTAAATAA
- a CDS encoding DUF1972 domain-containing protein, producing MKIGILGTRGIPNYHGGFEQFAEYFSVYLANQGHDVYVYNSSMHPYQEKTFKGVHIIHCKDPENRIGTAGQFIYDVNSILDSRKRNFDILLQLGYTSSSVWYKLLPKKSMVITNMDGLEWKRSKYSKKIQSFLKVAESLAVKSSDHLISDSVGIQNYLNTKYNVQSKYIAYGADLFHNPNEKVLNDFEVKPYKYNMLVARFEPENNLETILDGVVLSNKKETFLVVGKHDSNAFGAYLKKKYQHHDFIKFVGGIYDIDILNNLRYYSNLYFHGHSVGGTNPSLLEAMSSNALIVGHKNEFNSSILGDFAFYFESDIDVKGIIESIEKKDYLEKVNGCRNEIVEKYNWNTINKQYLEFFKDCLK from the coding sequence ATGAAGATAGGAATATTGGGCACACGGGGAATACCTAATTATCATGGTGGTTTTGAGCAATTTGCAGAGTATTTTTCTGTGTATTTAGCAAATCAAGGTCACGATGTTTATGTGTATAACTCTAGTATGCATCCTTATCAAGAAAAAACATTTAAAGGTGTACATATTATTCATTGTAAAGATCCAGAGAATAGAATAGGTACTGCGGGACAATTTATTTACGATGTTAATAGTATTCTTGATTCAAGAAAACGAAATTTCGATATCCTTCTTCAACTCGGATATACTAGCAGTTCTGTTTGGTACAAATTGCTTCCTAAAAAAAGTATGGTTATTACCAATATGGATGGTTTAGAATGGAAGCGATCCAAATATTCTAAAAAAATTCAATCGTTTTTAAAAGTTGCAGAATCTTTAGCTGTTAAATCTAGCGACCATTTAATCTCAGATTCTGTTGGTATACAAAATTATTTGAATACTAAATACAATGTGCAATCAAAATACATAGCGTATGGTGCAGATTTATTCCATAATCCAAATGAGAAGGTTCTAAACGATTTTGAAGTAAAACCATATAAGTATAATATGCTTGTGGCTCGTTTTGAGCCCGAAAATAACTTAGAAACGATATTAGATGGAGTTGTGTTGTCTAACAAAAAGGAAACGTTCTTAGTTGTAGGTAAACATGATAGTAATGCGTTTGGAGCTTATTTAAAGAAAAAGTATCAACATCATGATTTTATAAAATTTGTTGGTGGTATTTACGATATAGATATTCTTAATAACTTAAGGTATTATTCAAATTTGTATTTCCACGGACATTCAGTTGGTGGTACCAATCCTTCATTATTAGAGGCAATGTCTTCGAATGCTTTAATAGTTGGTCATAAAAATGAATTTAATAGCTCTATTTTAGGAGATTTTGCATTTTATTTTGAAAGTGATATTGATGTTAAGGGCATTATAGAGTCAATTGAAAAAAAGGATTACCTAGAAAAAGTTAATGGTTGCCGAAATGAAATCGTAGAAAAGTATAACTGGAATACAATTAATAAACAATATTTGGAGTTTTTTAAAGATTGTTTAAAATGA